One window of Dehalobacterium formicoaceticum genomic DNA carries:
- a CDS encoding metallophosphoesterase family protein → MKKSGEAMKIKKIVNITIIALCLCLAAGVGVFIYNAESSYKINNDFESVPLQFNPDDSSSSYQMNNVEVTVYGGFIKGTKKDKNGTKSLVIRALSPLPSMKIKGKTTGNISLRLENINPDFYAKSIIANNLPTAKVAVNTLQLSVAFDVGEIINIEPVQPTGTDSSGKNKYVILGDNRDGYDTFAQIIQQANGLNPVFVIDNGDLVFSGKPNQYRLFDKTVGNISTTLCTTMGNHDIRGNGRDIYTMLYGPAYYSFDFADSHFVFLDSSPGWAEKQAISDEQYTWLENDLKKAQGKSIFVISHIPPQDPRSDVTKNEIPNYVNEVKENGNWLEEKLNNYSESKSMNHGFQDPNEAAKFENLMSTYRVDTVYLSHIHSYLEYTKDGVRYLITGGAGAELLTKDSYYHYMIAKIGDVKTATIVELPSPANNYISRYGATIQLFANAMYEENPVPVVFVIAGLVLLLILLIIKLYLWKKQPLESLWKWLIDVAIFAVKRFKELFSNKSGN, encoded by the coding sequence ATGAAAAAAAGTGGTGAAGCTATGAAAATAAAGAAGATTGTTAACATAACGATAATTGCTTTATGTTTATGTCTTGCGGCAGGGGTTGGTGTCTTTATATATAATGCTGAAAGCTCTTATAAAATAAACAACGATTTTGAAAGCGTTCCTCTTCAGTTCAACCCAGACGATTCTTCCTCATCTTATCAAATGAATAATGTAGAAGTAACTGTATATGGCGGCTTTATTAAAGGAACCAAAAAGGATAAAAATGGAACAAAAAGCCTTGTTATCAGGGCATTATCACCGCTGCCTTCTATGAAAATTAAAGGAAAGACAACTGGCAATATCTCGTTGAGACTTGAAAATATAAACCCTGATTTCTATGCAAAGAGTATTATTGCAAACAACCTACCGACTGCAAAAGTGGCGGTCAACACCTTGCAGTTAAGTGTAGCATTTGATGTCGGGGAAATCATTAATATCGAACCCGTACAGCCGACCGGAACAGATAGTTCGGGAAAAAATAAATATGTAATACTCGGGGATAATCGGGACGGTTATGATACATTTGCACAGATTATACAGCAGGCAAACGGATTAAATCCGGTATTTGTTATTGACAATGGGGACTTAGTATTCAGTGGAAAACCAAACCAATATAGATTGTTTGACAAGACGGTGGGAAACATATCTACGACACTTTGCACGACTATGGGCAATCATGATATTCGTGGGAATGGCAGGGACATATATACCATGTTGTACGGCCCCGCTTATTATTCTTTTGATTTCGCAGATAGTCATTTTGTGTTTTTGGATTCATCCCCAGGTTGGGCGGAAAAACAAGCAATTTCAGACGAACAATATACCTGGCTGGAAAATGATTTAAAAAAGGCACAGGGTAAAAGTATTTTTGTTATTAGCCATATACCACCTCAAGACCCGCGAAGTGATGTAACAAAAAATGAAATCCCAAATTATGTAAATGAAGTGAAAGAAAACGGAAATTGGTTGGAAGAAAAATTAAATAACTACAGTGAAAGCAAAAGCATGAATCATGGTTTCCAGGATCCAAATGAAGCGGCCAAGTTCGAAAATCTCATGAGTACCTATCGTGTAGATACTGTTTACTTATCTCATATTCACAGCTATCTGGAATACACAAAAGACGGTGTTCGTTATCTTATTACTGGCGGTGCAGGAGCAGAGCTTTTGACAAAAGATAGCTATTATCATTATATGATAGCAAAAATTGGTGATGTTAAAACTGCAACAATAGTTGAATTGCCATCACCAGCAAACAACTATATTTCGCGATATGGGGCAACTATACAATTATTCGCTAATGCGATGTATGAAGAAAATCCTGTTCCAGTTGTTTTTGTGATTGCCGGACTTGTTCTGCTCCTGATCTTACTGATCATCAAGCTCTATCTTTGGAAAAAGCAACCCCTTGAGTCTTTATGGAAATGGCTAATTGATGTAGCCATATTTGCTGTGAAACGGTTTAAAGAATTGTTTAGTAACAAAAGTGGAAACTAA
- a CDS encoding Csac_0668 family 2Fe-2S cluster-binding (seleno)protein: MEIVNECRCRCESEDTTKRHKTCPICNNEGISVSKVTVEHLVTDDYRNVVDGDQYKICMNEECDVVYYNLDNEVKFLKNQVRVPIWFKKDADPKYACYCSKVTEDQVIEAVVKHGAKTVKEVNAITGAMKNSNCRENNPLGVCCHKIIKEAIDKGLQSFMRK; this comes from the coding sequence ATGGAAATCGTTAATGAATGCCGATGCAGATGTGAATCAGAAGACACAACTAAAAGACATAAGACCTGCCCTATATGTAATAATGAAGGGATTTCTGTTAGTAAAGTAACTGTAGAACATCTAGTGACAGATGATTATCGTAATGTTGTTGACGGGGATCAATATAAGATTTGCATGAATGAGGAGTGCGATGTTGTTTACTATAACCTAGATAATGAAGTAAAATTCTTAAAAAACCAGGTTAGAGTGCCTATCTGGTTCAAGAAAGATGCAGATCCTAAATATGCTTGCTATTGCAGCAAAGTTACAGAAGATCAGGTAATTGAAGCAGTTGTAAAGCATGGTGCGAAAACCGTAAAAGAAGTAAATGCCATAACAGGAGCAATGAAAAATTCTAATTGTAGAGAAAACAATCCATTGGGAGTATGTTGCCATAAGATTATTAAGGAAGCTATTGATAAAGGCTTACAAAGCTTTATGAGAAAATGA
- a CDS encoding LysR family transcriptional regulator, whose translation MYNSRLTTFVSVADYGSFTKAAEKLFISSTAIMKQINSLEKHLNLKLFERTNQGVNLTEAGKVIYKHSKYLFTYSDKAIMEARQIMETAETTFCVGTSILNPCKPFMDLWYQVDDYFPGYKLNIVPFEDKHEGILTEVSALGEKFDFLVAACDSAQWLNRCNFFELGTYQIGCAVPRGHSLASKQQIDITDLYGESLMIVKRGDSHTIDEIRNEIEQNHPQIHIEDTPQFYDMEVFNKCEQTRHPLLTLECWKDVHPSLVTLPMSWNYRLPYGLLYSIDPEEDVLKFLELLKKR comes from the coding sequence ATGTATAATAGCCGGCTTACCACTTTTGTCTCTGTCGCAGACTATGGAAGTTTTACAAAAGCTGCAGAAAAATTATTTATCTCATCTACTGCCATTATGAAGCAAATTAATTCACTGGAAAAACACCTGAATCTAAAACTTTTTGAGCGAACGAATCAAGGTGTCAATTTAACGGAAGCAGGCAAGGTCATTTATAAACACTCAAAATATCTGTTTACATATTCGGATAAAGCGATTATGGAAGCCCGACAAATCATGGAGACAGCAGAGACCACATTTTGTGTCGGAACCTCGATACTAAATCCCTGTAAACCATTTATGGACTTGTGGTATCAAGTAGATGACTATTTTCCAGGGTATAAACTGAACATCGTTCCTTTTGAGGATAAGCATGAAGGTATTTTAACCGAGGTATCCGCATTGGGAGAAAAATTTGATTTTCTGGTTGCAGCCTGCGATTCAGCACAATGGCTGAACCGCTGCAATTTCTTTGAACTTGGAACCTATCAGATAGGCTGTGCAGTTCCTCGCGGACATTCCCTTGCTTCGAAACAGCAGATTGACATAACAGATTTATATGGTGAATCCCTAATGATTGTGAAACGTGGAGATTCCCATACTATTGATGAAATCAGAAATGAAATAGAACAAAACCATCCCCAAATTCACATCGAAGATACACCACAATTTTACGATATGGAAGTGTTTAACAAATGTGAGCAAACAAGACATCCCCTCTTAACTTTAGAATGTTGGAAAGATGTTCACCCTTCACTTGTCACATTACCGATGAGCTGGAATTATAGACTCCCATATGGGCTTCTGTATTCAATTGATCCAGAAGAGGATGTACTTAAATTTTTAGAGTTGCTTAAAAAAAGATAA
- a CDS encoding flavodoxin, with protein sequence MAQLIVYFSRAGNNYVNGAIKNLPVGNTEIAAKMMQELTGGDLFKIEPLVKYSADYNECIAEAQADLKRDARPELEAYPDSLNNYDTIYLGYPNYWGTIPMAVFTFLEHFDFTGKRIKPFCTHEGSGMGKSESDIKKLCKGAIVEKGLAIHGAKVNDAQAAIKKWI encoded by the coding sequence ATGGCACAGCTGATTGTATACTTCTCCCGCGCAGGAAACAACTATGTTAATGGGGCGATTAAAAATCTTCCTGTTGGAAATACGGAGATTGCAGCAAAGATGATGCAGGAATTGACAGGCGGGGATCTGTTCAAAATAGAACCGCTAGTCAAATATTCAGCAGATTATAATGAGTGTATTGCCGAGGCACAGGCTGACCTGAAGCGTGATGCACGACCTGAACTTGAAGCTTATCCTGATAGCCTGAATAATTATGACACCATCTATCTTGGCTATCCCAATTATTGGGGGACTATACCTATGGCGGTATTTACCTTTCTCGAACATTTTGATTTTACCGGTAAGCGGATTAAACCCTTTTGCACTCATGAGGGCAGTGGCATGGGAAAAAGCGAGAGCGATATTAAAAAACTCTGTAAGGGCGCTATTGTTGAGAAGGGGCTTGCAATTCATGGGGCAAAGGTAAATGACGCCCAAGCTGCCATTAAAAAATGGATTTAA